A portion of the Sandaracinobacteroides saxicola genome contains these proteins:
- a CDS encoding MFS transporter: MSVTGGAHSQLTDSSPLSSTRWAILALVVVATIINNFDRQMIALLKPFIEAEFGWGDTLYARLAFWFQIGAAVSYLFAGWFVDRAGVRIGYAVGVGVWSFFTLLHAFVQSFAGMVGLRIALGGSESVNTPAAIKAVATYFPPRESSLAMGIANSASNIGAIITPLAIPAMAIAFGWRNAFIVTAVAGFVWLVVWLLVRPAAPSLAGVVPTPEASLVHEPADRWFDLLRDRRVAGFALAKALTDSVWWLMMFWAPDFFMRTFSLTVSEVALPVAGVYVLAALGSVSGGMLAQRLILRGMPVKDARLRVLFTYGTLALVAPIALFTAQLWVSVLMVGLVLFAHQGFSTNLFATVIDAFPARRVASVVALGALAGNVAGAVVQLLVGWLLETGIGYLPLFVAAGLAYLLGALAIRALTLRAGD, encoded by the coding sequence ATGTCGGTAACCGGAGGGGCGCACAGCCAGTTGACGGACAGCAGCCCGCTGAGTTCGACCCGCTGGGCGATCCTGGCGCTGGTGGTGGTGGCGACGATCATCAACAATTTCGACCGGCAGATGATCGCGCTCTTAAAGCCCTTCATCGAGGCGGAGTTCGGCTGGGGCGACACGCTGTATGCGCGCCTGGCCTTCTGGTTCCAGATCGGGGCGGCGGTCAGTTACCTGTTCGCCGGCTGGTTCGTGGACCGCGCCGGCGTGCGCATCGGCTATGCCGTCGGGGTCGGCGTCTGGTCCTTCTTCACGCTGCTGCATGCCTTTGTGCAGAGTTTTGCCGGCATGGTGGGGTTGCGGATCGCGCTGGGCGGGTCGGAGAGCGTGAACACGCCGGCGGCGATCAAGGCGGTCGCCACCTATTTCCCGCCGCGCGAGAGCAGCCTGGCCATGGGGATCGCCAACAGCGCGTCCAACATCGGCGCGATCATCACGCCGCTGGCGATTCCGGCGATGGCGATCGCGTTCGGCTGGCGCAACGCCTTCATCGTGACCGCGGTGGCGGGGTTCGTGTGGCTGGTGGTGTGGCTGCTGGTGCGGCCGGCGGCGCCTTCCCTGGCGGGTGTGGTGCCGACGCCCGAAGCCTCTTTGGTGCACGAGCCGGCGGACCGCTGGTTCGACCTGCTCCGCGACCGGCGGGTGGCGGGGTTCGCGCTGGCAAAGGCGCTGACCGACAGCGTCTGGTGGCTGATGATGTTCTGGGCGCCGGATTTCTTCATGCGCACCTTCAGCCTGACGGTCAGCGAAGTCGCGCTGCCGGTCGCGGGGGTCTATGTGCTGGCGGCGCTGGGGTCGGTCAGCGGCGGCATGCTGGCGCAGCGGCTGATCCTGCGCGGGATGCCGGTGAAGGACGCGCGGCTGCGGGTGCTGTTCACCTATGGCACGCTGGCGCTGGTGGCGCCGATCGCGCTGTTCACCGCGCAGCTGTGGGTGTCGGTGCTGATGGTGGGGCTGGTGCTGTTCGCGCACCAGGGTTTTTCCACCAACCTGTTCGCGACCGTGATCGATGCCTTTCCGGCGCGGCGCGTCGCCTCGGTGGTGGCGCTGGGGGCGCTGGCGGGCAATGTCGCCGGTGCGGTGGTGCAGCTGCTGGTCGGCTGGCTGCTGGAAACGGGGATCGGTTACCTGCCGCTGTTCGTGGCGGCCGGGCTTGCCTATCTTCTGGGGGCGCTGGCGATCCGGGCACTGACGCTGCGGGCCGGGGACTGA